TGCCTCTCCTAATTCTCAGTCCTTTTCAGCACAACCAAACACCACCAattaaggaaaggaaaggaaccGTCCAACTTCAAACCCACCCCAATTCCAACTTTAAACCCACTCTGAATCCTAACCATTGTAGCAAACCCACCCCTAATTCCAACTTCAAACCACTCTAAATCCCAGCCATAGTAGCAAAACACCTGAATAAGCAACTTGAAAAAACCGAATCCGACAACCCCACAACTAGGTGAATTCGACGGCTCTCCTTGCAGCTCCTCAACCTAGATCATGATCATCTTCAGCTTGCGAAGATGAAGAGCACAACCATTGTCACAGTAGCAAAACACCTGAATAAGCAACCTGACGAAACTAAATCTAAATTTGACAACCCCACAACTCGCCAAATCGAATGGCTCTCCTTGCAACTGCTCAACCCAGATCATGATCGTGATCATGATCATCTTCAGCTTGCGAAGTTGAAGAGCACAACCATTGTCACAGTCGATTCCATGACGGAGTGGGACAGTCTAGCACCAAAGTTGTTAATATCTCACTGAAGATAGTGCTTGTCATAAAGACTAAGCTGAATCTGCTCTTGAATACTTCAATAATTTGGGAGCTCTATGCACGTGTTGCTCATTAGCTTGTGGGTTTTGAGTATATGGGTGCTGTTTTGATAAAAAAGAGATTGCTTTTTAGGCAAATAAACAACTAAGAGTACAGATTCAAACCAATACATGTTTGAATAACCCATTGGACAAGAGAATAGCAATACTGTTGACTTGTGTGCTATTCCTCCACTTTGTTCTCATAGAAGTTCTTAAGcaataaaaaaacctaaatttttctatctttgttatgtttgttttccctaaaaatgtgtttttctaacggCAAATGGAGAGGTGGGTAACAGATCCCTAACGGACGTTACCTCAGATGGGTAAAGTGTTAAGTTTTGAACCACTGGTAGGTAAAGtgaaaacaagtctaaccacaagtgggtttactgtaattatcccATATATAAAATACCTTAATTTTAGTTTTCGCTTTAAGCCCCTAAATACATCAACCTGCCCTATAATCTAAATAtaaagtttttgataaaaaaattattaagtaataTATTATTAGTAAACTTTAACCCAAACTTTTCTAAAAATGCAAGCGATATGCTGCCAACTAAAGTCAGCAGGTGTGAAACGAGTACATGAATGCTGGCCACCCAAGGACGGTAATCGGCCAAGAATAGATGATGGTCACCAAAGAGGGAGAACATTAATTAATACATCTAAGCTTAACAACCTTTGGTGAACTAACTGCATTAATGCGAGCCCCATAAGGATCATAATCATCCAAAAATATAGCTAATGACAAAAGGGATCGATTGGTTAATTTGTCGTATTTTGGTACCATCTTTCTTACTACAAAACCAATTATGTCGGTGTGAACAAACTGTTTAAATGTCTTTATTGCATCAGTTTACCAACATCAAAAACTCctttttagcttcttcttcttcctttggaGTTATCCATATGCAACTTAATTATAAgaataaattacataaatcaatCTCTTTAGAAGTTTAATGAATTAACACTCTATCCATGAGATTTGTACAAATGTGATGATGTCAAAAATTGTCAGTAAGTCACACGGTCCTCACGTGCTCAagacaacacctgcacaacGCAGAAAAAGAAGACCTCAAGAGAGTACCAGTGTGGTACCGGTCAAATACCGTCCGTAAGTTGAGTCAGAGAACTTTTATaactctagagtgctagagctggggaaaattatgcgtaccttgatctCTGAAGGTTTTGCGTTTTTATAGTACTATAGAACCGACTTTGGTTTCTTCGCGAAGAGAAAtgtttccttgtagggaagatcctcataaatACGCGTATTTTACTAGATCCTTTCTATATAAAGATTCTGTTGACTAGGGTTAATCATGAAGTACAAAACATTTCCATTTAAAGTTCCTTGAGGACCAATTACACCATGTGGGTGCCATGTGGCTTTGCCACTGTCCactttgtatctttcttctttctcgTCTGTCCACCACAGAGAGTCCGTCCACTTGCAACACATTTCGTTGTGTTGCTTCCTTCCTTTGACCTTCCACAACCTAGTATAGTCGCCCATGGTAGGTTCTGTAAAATCAGACCATCTACCTTAATTTTGTCCTCTTCAGTTACCCCCTCACTCTATGGGTCCATCGCCCTATTTCCCAGGCAGACTCATAGAGTGATGGTTTAACACAACCCTTAGAAAATGCATTCTGATTTGACAGGCTAGCTTAGTGCCATTAATGTAGTAGGGGCACATGACACATTTCTAGTGGTTAATTGCTCGTATCGAAGCATCCCTTTGTCTTCCGTGCcgttccctctctctctctctctctctctatatatatatatatatatatatatatatatatatatatatatatatgttacttCTCCCTCTCATTTTTACTTTCCGTAACAAATTTCTAGAGCAAGAGCACTACCATCTACTTCCTTTTCAACTTTGTCCTTTTCGTCGCTTATAGGTGGTTGTTCCCTTGTTGCACCCGTCTGCTTCTCTTTGCTCGTTACTTCTTCATATCATCGAACTGATAAGCATCCGTTGCCTTTTACTgagttctctttttgttttttatgtaacgacccaagaaaaatgctagccacatctgcgttatacctcaaaaggactaatcacaattgaggctccttgtagttgttaataaagcccaaatCTACCCaataaatacccgatgtgggacttatCACACACCCatacacatcacacaatcaatcaaattggggtatCACAAATAGCTCCCGTCGCCTACGTATGCCTGTAGAGTCTTAAGGGTTTATCTGTCACATGTAGGTtacagatgtctagtgaggcgtcgAGTGATCAATCGTGTGTCCGTGAAGGAGCAGGCTATGATGAGGTGTATCTATCTGGTTATGATGACCCTGAAATCTCTCATGATGAAGGGAATCCATCTACCAGTTCTCCCTTGGAGGAGGATAACGACGTGGACGTCGTCGAGTCAGAGGGAGGTTCAGGAGGTGATTCAAATAGTTCAGACGTAGTCTACATTGATCCTCCGGTCCTGTTTGTTATAGGTCCAGATGGCCTTAGGGAGTTCATTCTTCTCCTATTttggacggtaaatgattttaATTCAACCGTTAAGCGAAAACACTTCGAGACCCTTAGGGAGAGGTAAGAGATCCCCATCGACATACCTATCCGTCTACCTTTTAGGTCTGAAAAGTGTTACTACGAGGGAGTCGAGGACGTCAGGGTATATGAGCAGATGTTTAAGGCGGGACTTAGGTACCCTCTGAGCACTTTTCACCATCGTCTTCTTCAATATTTGGGGcttaccgtcacccaaatctctcCGAACGCCTGAAGGGTGTTCCTAGGTGCAGAAGTCTTGTATGGCGTCTTGAGTGACGAGAAGCGTAGGATGACGATGGAGGAGTTcttccattgttaccgtccatCCAAGATTAGCCAGTCTAAAGGTATGTACAACTTCCTACCAAGGAATCATGTGCTTGGGCTAGTGTGTGACACTCCTGACACCAACAGGAACTAGAAGAGTCGTTATTTATTCGTACAGGGTGACGACTGGATATGTCACCCCAATGATCAGGAGTACATGCCCGTAAACAAAAcctggggcataatgcctctgTCTAGTAAGTGTCtgtttggtttaaattttgtcTCTTATTTATAGTTATTGATCTAACCATCCCTTTCTTGTAGCTCGAGACCTTCCAGAAGTGAACTTGGAGAAGTGGAGCTTCTTGGAGAAAATTTTTGCGATtaagttgaagaagaagacttgggCAAAGCTTGTCACTTTTGGACACGATCCATTGGTACTGCGACGGTCTCGAACCTACCGAAGTTGCCCATCGCTACGACATCTAGGCACGCAAACATAAGTCCGTCGCTCTTTATTATGTTTTCCTTCTACTTCTTGTAATTTACCTAACCTTTTCTTTATCTACCTTGATGTAGAAATGGAGGAGGGCAAGAGGAGAGCTTTTATAAAGCAACAAGCTGCTACTATGAAGAAACAAGAGGGCAACTTGCCTCCTAAGGCTACCACTTAAGTCACCCCATCACTAAAGAAGAGATCATTAGAAAAGACTGACCGACCCCCTAAAACACCCAAGGTGGCAGAGTCAACCGTTGGTGTTAAAGCTAAAATAAAGAAGACGCCTACTCTGCCTAGTCCGGGTTGGGTAAAGGTCTTATGACAGGTTAGGTCCCCGTCACCTAAAAGTCACCCGTCCTTCTCTGCAAGACCCTCAATACATCCTCAAGCAGCTTTTGTCCATCATTAAAGCCGATGATTACGAGGACTTAAGCAATCACGCAACAGAGGCAATGGGGGGAGACGGGTCTCTTTAGCATCACATAGGTAAATATGTCCGTCCCTTTCCCTTTTTGGTCAAATTGCCCCTGTCCtcttttaaccctttttttggTTTCTATAGGGGTGGTAATGATGAAGGGCTTGATGGACTGTTGCCTCTCCTATGAGATGACTTTGGACCGTGTCAGAGTGAAGGCAAAGGCGACAGCGGCCGAGCTGGAGGAGCTGAAGGTTTGGAAGGTGGTCTAGGAGAAAAAACTTGCTACATCAGAGCAATTACGGGGCGAACTATAGGAGTAGACGGAGGTGTTGAGGAAGATCCTTGAGGACAAGGAAGGAGAAGTCAAGGACGTCAAGGACCAACTCCGTCGGGCTAAGGAAGATGCAATACAAGAGTATCGTGACTCCGACGCCCTCCTAGCAGAGTTCGGTAGCTCGCTCGCGGACGGCTTCGATGACTTCTTCCCTCAGGTTAAGGCCTCTTTTCCTGATTTGGACCTATCCCACATCTCCATTGACCCTCAGGCCCAGGCTCCAACCCAGCCCGTCTATTCTGAAAGCACCAACGAGCTATTCATTGATGACATCGTCACCGATCAAGCCACCTCCGTCGGTGATAACACCTGTCCATTTGAGGGGGACTAGATGACTAGGGGGAATGATGGAGAAAACCCTGTGGACCAGGACtagatatattttttcttagctttaatttttcttttttgcatgtAAAGATTTTTGGGAGGACAGTGTTTTTATTTAACCGTCGCCTATTGTTAGGCCTTACATGTAGACATTTGCCCTTTATTGGGCTTTCCATATCATTTTGATATATGGTATTTTAATCATGTATCTGTTAATATGTGTTTGCTAGATATCCGTCTACTTTGGGCTTAATAACTGCAGACCAACCCTTGGGATGAACCCATCCTCTTAGTAAATACAAACCATTGCTTAGAAtgaatccgtccactttgtggactcaaTAATTATAAGCTATCCGTTTAGGATGAACttgtccacttatggacttggTAAATATAAGCCGTTTTTAGGATGAACCCATCCACTTTGTGTTTTTCACAAATGTTAGTCATCCCTtgggatgaactcgtccactttgtggactatATAAATATTAGTCATCCCCTGGGATGAACAATCCACTCTGTGgactaaataaatattattcatTCCTTGAGGATGGCCCCGTCTTCTTtggaacttaaaaaatatatgtcaTCCCTttaggatgaacccgtccacatTGTGGACTTAAAAGTATGAGTTATCACTTTAGGATGATTCCGTCCACTTTTGGGACTTGATAAATATAATTCATCCCTTTAGGACGtcctgtccactttgtggacttaaaaaTATGATTCATCCCTTTAGGATGactccgtccactttgtggacttaataatatGATTCATCCCTTTAGGACAAtcccatccactttgtggacttaataaatataattctGTAGACATACACGGCGTTTctgaataactcctcttattgtgaTAAATACGTAAGTAGAAATTgttctttgaaaaattaagaaattgccctttggacttaaaaaGTACTGTAGGtaataaaaactaacaaaaagaaataaactaaaaatgaGGTGTGTCGTCGCTTGTACCCTCgcctactggtagtacttcttcaggtgctccgtgttctaTGGATGGCGTAGCTTTTGTCTGTCTAGTGTCTCAAGATGGTAGGTGCCTTTCCTTTGCCACGACGTGATCCTGTAAGGTCCTTTCCAattaggtcctagctttcccTGGGCAAGGTCTCTTGTCGCGCCCGTCACCTTCCTCAAGACGAGATCTCCAACCTGGAAGTCCCTATTTTTGACTTTAGAGTTGTAAtgcttggccatgaggtctTGGTACCATGCTAACCTCTGCTCTGCCGTCACCTTGACCTCGTTCACCAAATCAAGCTGAAGGCGTATAGCTTCATCATTCTTACTACTATTATAGTTTCCCACTCTGTAGCTTGTGAGTCTGACCTCGGCCAAGATAACTGTCTCATTCCCGTATGCCAGTCGAAACGGAGTCTCTCCTGCAGGTATCCCTACTGTTGTCTTGTAGGCCTACAAGACGCTGGGCAATTCCTCCGGCCATAttccctttgccccctcaagccgagtctcaatgattttgagcaaggatCGGTTTGTCACCTTGACCTGTCTGTTGGCTTGTGGGTGGGCTCGTGATAAGTAGTGAGCAGAAATCCCGGAACGAATCGTTGTCGAACTGTTTCCCATTGTTTAAGACTAGTGCCCTAGGTATACCATACCTATAGatgatgttcttccatacaaagcCTCGTATATTCTTCTCTGTGATGGTGGCCAGGGCTtttgcttccacccatttggtgaagtagtctataTTGACTAGTACAAGATGCCTTTTACTAGTACGAACCGT
This portion of the Castanea sativa cultivar Marrone di Chiusa Pesio chromosome 7, ASM4071231v1 genome encodes:
- the LOC142643977 gene encoding uncharacterized protein LOC142643977, encoding MEKLTFTLVTATRKLKPYFQAYIVVVLIDKTLQRAMSNPEAAGRIALWAIELSEFDIQYRPQTAIKGKVIVDFIAKFMNAYKTTVGIPAGETPFRLAYGNETVILAEVRLTSYRVGNYNSSKNDEAIRLQLDLVNEVKVTAEQRLAWYQDLMAKHYNSKVKNRDFQVGDLVLRKVTGATRDLAQGKLGPNWKGPYRITSWQRKGTYHLETLDRQKLRHP